One Fervidobacterium gondwanense DSM 13020 genomic region harbors:
- a CDS encoding L-lactate dehydrogenase: MKISVYGAGRVGVSVAYSILHTSIADEIVLIDIDKQRAAGEAYDLFHASAMFKYCKIYAGEPKDIKDSDFVIITAGRAQRPGETRLDLLLDNVRIIRQISEEIKTYAPDSIVINVTNPVDVLTYFIWKFTGFDSQKVIGSGTTLDTARLRSILSQHCGVSPANIHAYIIGEHGDSEFMPVSNATIGGVLLSDYCADCKVRSQKPCIDFNEIVNEVRKAAYKIIEKKGATNLAIGAVVARLVESMWKNEKRVWTPSVFLDDVYIGYPAILGKSGVERIIQLKLSPEEEKLFEYSKGVIKSAIEEIERAI; this comes from the coding sequence ATGAAGATTAGTGTATACGGAGCGGGAAGAGTTGGTGTGAGTGTTGCTTACTCTATACTTCATACGTCTATTGCAGACGAGATAGTACTGATAGACATAGACAAACAAAGAGCGGCAGGAGAAGCATACGACCTTTTTCACGCTTCAGCGATGTTCAAATATTGCAAAATATATGCTGGCGAGCCGAAAGATATTAAAGACAGTGATTTTGTGATTATAACGGCAGGCAGAGCACAAAGGCCTGGTGAGACAAGGCTGGATCTTCTTTTAGATAACGTCAGGATCATTCGGCAGATTTCGGAAGAGATAAAGACTTACGCACCTGATAGCATAGTAATCAATGTTACTAATCCTGTTGATGTCCTGACGTATTTCATTTGGAAATTCACAGGCTTTGATTCGCAGAAGGTAATCGGAAGCGGTACAACATTAGACACAGCTCGACTACGCAGTATATTGTCGCAGCACTGCGGAGTCTCGCCGGCGAATATCCATGCCTATATAATCGGTGAACACGGTGATAGTGAATTTATGCCCGTCTCGAACGCAACAATAGGTGGTGTACTCCTCTCTGATTACTGCGCCGACTGCAAAGTTAGGAGTCAAAAACCGTGTATCGATTTCAATGAAATAGTTAACGAGGTCAGAAAAGCGGCGTACAAGATAATCGAAAAGAAGGGTGCAACAAATCTGGCAATTGGTGCAGTCGTTGCGAGGCTTGTTGAGAGTATGTGGAAGAACGAAAAAAGAGTTTGGACTCCGTCTGTGTTTTTGGACGATGTTTATATAGGATACCCTGCGATTCTCGGAAAGTCCGGTGTTGAGAGAATAATTCAGTTGAAGTTGAGTCCTGAAGAGGAGAAACTATTTGAGTATTCAAAAGGTGTTATAAAATCGGCTATTGAAGAGATAGAACGAGCAATTTAA
- a CDS encoding alpha-amylase family glycosyl hydrolase has product MKELKELSKYLKKKITGKTLYAIPSHWLISNYSGKLSMKDGRYFVDPYEYFAAVIDSILENDKGLDYSKSLAQINGESDASWLRKAKMYGALPRATVAYNHKGFGAFEPEDIFGYKESGTFLKMIGLLPYLKELGINVLYMLPISKMSDVFKKGEVGSPYAVKNPVELDESYADPLLEGIKLEEQFKALVQAAHMLGIRVVLDFIPRTAARDSDLIKTHPDWFYWIKIEEVANYKPPHIPELPFKIPDPEDLEIIYSSEEVKQHLKKFTLSPDKLDPEKWEKVKKMEGDILSNIAKEFGIITPPGFSDWVNDPQPTWDDVTFFRLYLDHPEASQKYVSKDQPPYVLFDVIKSSKFPGKKPNKRLWEYIANIVPTYQKKFGIDGARIDMGHALPSELQDMIISAAKAIDPAFGFIAEELEMKNDKKAKSEGYECILGNSWYASARPSEFYKFIEEIVPNLEVPYIASCETPDTPRVVARENGNKLKYLAPALLYLSPNSIPYINSGQEIEEIQPMNLGLDNTIYGKTVLPPDDQFYGKLAFFDYYAMHWDKASKDMYNYLRWLLGLREEIEKVMDGVFRYVYLSYQDGTTANYSYWKGDIGAIVLGNLNLVHEKYVEVFLKETVGRDIKAKDVRLITRFGKRKLGFELGNTIPVNLQPGEFAVILVNWKD; this is encoded by the coding sequence ATGAAAGAATTGAAGGAACTTAGCAAGTATTTGAAAAAGAAAATCACAGGAAAAACACTTTATGCTATCCCGTCACACTGGCTTATTTCAAATTATTCTGGAAAGCTTTCCATGAAGGATGGAAGATACTTTGTCGATCCATACGAATATTTCGCTGCTGTTATTGATTCGATTTTAGAAAACGATAAGGGACTGGATTATTCCAAGTCACTTGCCCAAATCAACGGTGAGAGCGATGCAAGTTGGCTCAGAAAGGCAAAGATGTATGGAGCGTTGCCAAGAGCAACAGTAGCTTACAACCACAAAGGATTTGGCGCATTCGAACCGGAGGACATTTTTGGCTACAAAGAGTCTGGGACGTTTTTGAAGATGATAGGCTTGCTCCCATATCTTAAAGAATTGGGCATCAATGTTCTGTACATGCTACCGATTTCAAAGATGAGCGATGTTTTTAAGAAAGGCGAGGTTGGTTCACCGTACGCTGTCAAGAATCCTGTTGAACTTGACGAGAGCTACGCAGATCCTCTCTTGGAAGGCATCAAACTTGAAGAACAGTTCAAAGCGCTCGTTCAGGCAGCACACATGCTTGGAATACGCGTAGTCCTTGATTTCATACCAAGGACAGCAGCGAGAGATAGTGACTTGATTAAAACTCACCCAGACTGGTTCTACTGGATAAAGATAGAAGAGGTCGCAAACTATAAGCCACCTCACATACCAGAACTGCCATTCAAAATTCCAGACCCAGAAGACCTTGAAATAATTTATTCTTCGGAAGAAGTGAAACAACACCTTAAGAAATTCACGTTATCGCCTGATAAATTAGACCCTGAAAAATGGGAAAAGGTTAAGAAGATGGAAGGAGATATACTTTCAAATATAGCCAAAGAGTTTGGGATAATAACACCTCCGGGCTTCTCAGACTGGGTAAATGACCCGCAACCGACTTGGGATGATGTTACATTCTTCAGGCTGTACCTCGACCATCCCGAAGCGAGTCAGAAATACGTTTCAAAAGACCAACCACCGTATGTGTTATTCGACGTAATAAAATCAAGCAAATTTCCAGGCAAGAAGCCAAACAAAAGGCTGTGGGAATATATTGCAAACATAGTACCAACTTATCAGAAGAAATTTGGAATAGATGGCGCAAGAATCGATATGGGACATGCATTGCCATCGGAACTTCAAGACATGATAATCTCAGCGGCAAAGGCAATTGACCCAGCATTCGGATTTATTGCAGAAGAACTTGAAATGAAGAACGACAAGAAAGCTAAGAGTGAAGGGTACGAATGTATACTCGGAAACAGCTGGTACGCTTCGGCACGACCGAGTGAATTTTACAAGTTCATAGAAGAAATAGTGCCAAATTTAGAGGTTCCTTACATCGCATCTTGTGAAACACCAGACACTCCGAGGGTTGTGGCAAGGGAAAATGGAAATAAGTTAAAATACCTTGCACCAGCATTACTGTACTTGTCGCCGAATTCTATACCGTACATCAACAGCGGTCAGGAAATAGAAGAAATACAACCGATGAATCTTGGGTTAGATAACACCATTTATGGTAAGACAGTCCTACCACCCGATGACCAATTCTATGGTAAACTTGCGTTCTTCGACTATTACGCAATGCACTGGGACAAAGCAAGCAAAGATATGTACAACTATTTAAGATGGCTCTTGGGATTGAGAGAAGAGATTGAAAAAGTTATGGATGGAGTATTTAGATATGTTTATCTAAGCTATCAAGATGGCACAACCGCTAACTACAGCTACTGGAAAGGAGATATAGGCGCAATTGTGCTTGGAAATCTTAATCTTGTTCATGAAAAATATGTTGAAGTATTTCTGAAAGAGACAGTTGGAAGAGATATCAAAGCCAAAGATGTAAGACTGATAACAAGGTTCGGTAAGAGAAAGCTTGGCTTTGAGCTCGGAAACACTATACCAGTTAACCTCCAACCCGGCGAGTTCGCAGTTATCTTAGTGAACTGGAAAGATTAA
- a CDS encoding MFS transporter: MNESMKNRRKVVFFLFLLLVILNADQMVMSPVIGMIEKEFKVTDSHIGLVGGVFSIVGALVSLVWGYLSDRYNRKALLVASILVGEIPCLLSAISGTFGQLFFWRVLTGIGIGASFPISYSLVGDMFGHKERGKVVSILGLASTVGGIVGMLVAGYSAGIFGWRIPFILVSAPNLIIIPLIINYLEEPKRGSHEEGFVESSAEYVANVKLSDYAQLVRVKTNLLLFLQGIAGTVPWGAIPYFMIEFFRREKMMDLNQATTMFLLFALGSIAGNIIGGFVGEKVYQKSKRLVPLLSAITTILGVFFTVLVFRYPYFPTGLGAFLTFGLLGFIAAAMDSYTGPNVKMMLLNVNEPKDRGRIFSIFNLTDSVGTGIGRFFGGSMSVALGTLGAALEVSAYFWFICGFLLMLSAWYFDKEVEVLNDKMRKLAAEASGEVRRL, encoded by the coding sequence ATGAATGAATCAATGAAGAATAGAAGAAAAGTTGTATTTTTTCTTTTTTTGCTCTTAGTTATCTTAAACGCAGACCAGATGGTAATGAGTCCGGTTATTGGAATGATAGAAAAGGAATTCAAAGTTACGGACTCACACATCGGTCTTGTTGGCGGTGTTTTTAGCATTGTAGGGGCGCTTGTCAGCCTTGTATGGGGTTATTTGTCTGATAGATATAACAGAAAAGCCTTGCTTGTCGCTTCGATTCTTGTCGGAGAGATTCCTTGTTTGTTGTCGGCAATATCTGGGACTTTCGGGCAGTTGTTCTTCTGGCGTGTGCTGACCGGTATTGGTATTGGTGCTTCGTTCCCGATTTCTTATTCTCTTGTTGGGGATATGTTTGGGCACAAAGAAAGGGGAAAGGTTGTTTCGATTCTTGGGCTCGCTTCAACTGTTGGGGGTATAGTTGGTATGCTTGTGGCGGGTTACAGCGCAGGCATATTTGGTTGGAGAATACCATTTATTCTTGTGTCCGCACCTAATTTGATAATAATCCCATTGATAATTAATTATTTGGAAGAACCGAAAAGGGGCTCACACGAGGAAGGCTTTGTTGAAAGTAGTGCGGAATATGTAGCTAATGTAAAATTATCAGATTATGCTCAGCTTGTGAGAGTTAAGACTAATCTGCTGTTATTCTTGCAAGGAATCGCCGGTACAGTACCATGGGGTGCGATACCTTATTTCATGATTGAATTTTTCAGAAGGGAAAAAATGATGGACTTGAACCAAGCAACGACGATGTTCCTGCTCTTTGCATTGGGGAGCATAGCGGGTAACATCATTGGTGGATTCGTCGGAGAAAAGGTTTACCAGAAGTCTAAAAGGCTTGTCCCACTTCTTTCGGCTATAACAACAATTCTCGGGGTTTTCTTCACAGTCTTAGTGTTTCGATACCCATACTTCCCAACCGGACTGGGAGCGTTTCTTACGTTCGGCTTGCTCGGTTTCATCGCTGCTGCAATGGATTCGTACACAGGTCCTAATGTGAAAATGATGCTCTTAAACGTCAACGAACCGAAAGATAGAGGAAGGATATTCTCTATATTCAACCTTACAGATTCCGTAGGAACAGGAATTGGAAGGTTTTTTGGAGGTTCGATGTCTGTTGCGCTTGGCACACTCGGTGCAGCCCTTGAGGTCAGTGCGTATTTCTGGTTTATCTGCGGCTTCTTGTTGATGCTGTCTGCTTGGTACTTTGACAAGGAAGTCGAAGTGTTGAATGATAAGATGCGAAAATTGGCGGCGGAAGCGTCTGGTGAAGTTAGGAGGCTATAG
- a CDS encoding ribonuclease HI produces MIKVYTDGSYKHGLVGYGYMIFDGVELVAKSVTVRRPQTSLKNVEGEILAVLAAFRKLKELYLNLQGDTVIIACDLEECKRIYQGLNEKEENDHVSDEERNFFSKCRESAKEIVSSLNCRVSFETVKGHEHPTHNQLDSAIFKIINKRAVIQNNFQELRSAPNSQNKSDFAYIPSHIFSIHEYEYLKEVFTLLRNTDNCWRVCDIEAVIAESGIKYDKAKSLLDRPLEILLDDSVRYGVLEKIDDKYRASDIKDFFYREIKNVTPQTVHNPSDNERKNSVYVQGYKNFIVNILSKNQKALSAEEIEQITVEKNQVWQSEKSKEKLTFVQLLDVLVKEGRIKKISKNGKSYYRFSQN; encoded by the coding sequence ATGATAAAGGTTTATACAGATGGGAGCTATAAACATGGACTTGTTGGATACGGTTACATGATATTCGACGGGGTCGAACTTGTAGCAAAAAGCGTCACGGTAAGACGTCCGCAGACTTCTCTTAAGAACGTTGAAGGTGAAATATTGGCTGTCTTAGCAGCCTTTAGGAAACTAAAAGAACTATACCTAAACCTACAAGGGGATACAGTTATAATCGCGTGTGATCTTGAGGAATGCAAGAGGATTTACCAAGGATTAAATGAAAAAGAGGAAAACGATCACGTCAGTGATGAAGAAAGAAATTTCTTTTCTAAATGTAGAGAATCAGCAAAAGAAATAGTTAGCTCCTTGAATTGCAGAGTATCATTCGAGACTGTAAAAGGACACGAACATCCAACTCACAACCAACTTGATTCTGCTATTTTTAAGATAATCAATAAACGAGCGGTAATTCAAAACAACTTTCAAGAATTAAGAAGTGCACCCAACAGTCAGAATAAATCCGATTTTGCATACATTCCATCGCATATTTTCTCCATACATGAATATGAATACCTAAAAGAAGTTTTTACTCTATTAAGAAATACCGATAATTGTTGGAGGGTTTGTGATATAGAAGCAGTGATTGCTGAATCCGGGATAAAATACGACAAGGCAAAATCACTTTTGGATAGACCTCTCGAAATTCTTTTGGATGATAGTGTCCGGTATGGGGTTTTGGAAAAGATAGATGACAAGTACAGAGCCAGTGATATAAAGGATTTCTTCTACAGAGAAATTAAAAATGTAACACCACAAACCGTTCACAACCCAAGCGATAATGAAAGGAAAAACAGCGTATACGTCCAAGGATATAAGAACTTTATTGTTAATATCCTATCGAAAAACCAAAAGGCACTCTCAGCAGAAGAGATAGAGCAAATCACGGTGGAGAAAAACCAAGTCTGGCAAAGCGAGAAAAGCAAAGAAAAACTAACGTTCGTCCAGTTGCTCGACGTATTAGTGAAAGAAGGCAGGATAAAGAAAATCTCGAAGAACGGCAAGAGTTACTACAGATTTAGTCAGAACTAA
- the rpsL gene encoding 30S ribosomal protein S12: MPTINQLVRHGRQKVQEKSKSPALQGHPQKRGVCVRVSTMTPKKPNSALRKIAKVRLSNGIEVTAYIPGIGHNLQEHSIVLVRGGRVKDLPGVRYKIIRGTLDAAGVENRRQSRSKYGAKRPKAGAAAGAKGKK; encoded by the coding sequence ATGCCTACGATTAATCAATTGGTAAGACACGGAAGGCAAAAGGTTCAGGAAAAATCCAAATCACCAGCACTTCAAGGACATCCCCAGAAAAGAGGAGTGTGTGTCAGGGTCTCCACAATGACACCGAAGAAACCAAACTCAGCTCTTAGAAAGATAGCAAAGGTAAGACTTTCAAACGGTATTGAAGTTACCGCTTACATCCCTGGCATTGGACACAACTTGCAGGAACACTCAATAGTTCTTGTAAGAGGTGGAAGGGTTAAGGACTTGCCAGGTGTCAGATATAAAATAATCCGCGGTACGCTTGATGCAGCAGGTGTTGAAAATAGACGCCAGAGCAGAAGTAAGTACGGTGCAAAGAGACCAAAAGCAGGTGCTGCAGCAGGTGCGAAGGGCAAGAAATAA